acaaaggtTGCACATTATCTAGTTAGCACAATAGTTTtacaagataataaataaataataagaatgaaattagaacaagaatttaatcaaatgtaaatgcaCTCCACTCTTCACCTTCATCGCCCAATTggataaactaagaaaatataagctAAGATGTTAGTTTAGATGTTGTCCAATGCCCTTAGAAACTATATGAATAGCATATTGGGCCACCATCCCTCCTCTTACCCTCCTTGCATTGTCAAGGTGAAATAAGTATGAGgttgatttaataattattttaaatttatatgttttatttattattcattgtgTGTTTCTTACTTGTTAATGCTTTATCAATTGTAAACTATGTAATACTACGAATACTTTTTCCTTGGAATATATAATtagttctctctccctctatattaaggatattttttaagaaattattgtttatttaaataaatataataatatctatTTAAGAATTATCTCAACCAATATTTTATCCATCTGAGAAGTTTTTTGGCTATCTAAAAATCTAATAAGTGTCAACTCTCTCAAATAATTGATTTTAGTATCCTTTGTGTTCATTGGACTATAATAATACGTAAGTAGACACTGCAACATAGATCATGTGAAATTGAAATTAACATGTTAGGATTTACAAGGTGAAAGAGTGAAGATACTATGATTTTTTGTAGGCAATCAAAACTTTTCTCAATAATTGTGTTATTATGTTGTAGTccactaatattttaattttttaggtcACGAAAAAAAGTTCCAAAACCTAATGCAATCCTATTAAAATGTTGAAAACAAGTAATCATGTCACATTATCAATGGCTGAAAATTGATGTGTGGTCTAACATCCATACTCTGAAGCACaaatacattacataatttaattttattatctaaGGTGCGTTGTAGTGTAGTAGCAACCTTTCAAATGAGAGGCCCCGATTCACCATCAATAAGTTTTCTATATAAGATTTGTGTAAGATGTCATCGAATGCACTATAAAGCGCTGATAGGTAATCGTGAATCGTGATATAGGCATAGCCTTAAATATTAGCACTTTTAAATAAATTGCAAAGGCTCCAAAATGATATTCTTAATTCTCGAGAACTCGTCTTCTCTAGTAGAAAATTATACAATAGTAATTGTGAGAAAATTAGAGAGACCTTCTTAGCAACAACCTTACCTTATATATAGGCTACATTAAATTGTGTTTGATCTTAGTAATGTGAAATGCGGACATGATTGAAAATAAGTATTATTTGAATGTATAAATCACAGACACGGATCTTAAAGTTAAATACCATTAAAAATATTCATAGGcatacaataatttattttacacTTAAGACTTGAAGAAAAGATAAGACCATTACAAAtgctttataattatataaattctcTTGTCGTTGTTTTAACTCGCAATTTATATTTTGATAATCAATTatcgcaccttcatttccatgccaaaATAACACACATAGTGTAGCATATCATAAGGAACCATAAATGAAGGTCCCCGAGAACAACAGGGGCCAAACAATTTTACTGAAAATAAGCAGCTACGAAGATGAAAATTTACATGATTCGCATATCGGACAGTGCAATAGGCAGACGCAGGAGACGAGATCACATATTGCATTCGAAGGACAGAGGAAGAGGAAATGAGAGAgacagaaaaagagaagaagaagaattagaagagggagatgatgatttAAAGAGAATCACACTTAGTGGGCTTGAAAGAGAGCGTGTTCTGAGCATTGTTGTAAAGGATATGGAAGTTTTGCTGCTGTATGTTTCCGAAGATGGAAGGATTCCCCGATGGTTCACCCAACATTGCCAGGCACAAGAGATTTTCAGATGCCTGAATGAAAAAGTTGTCTGCCGGAAGCTCGTAATCCACGCCGCCTTTGAAGTTGAAGACGAGGGTTGGCAAGGTGAGGTGAGCGGATGATGTGTGGTAACAAAGATCCAAACCTGTAGAAGAGCCGTCTACAGGAGTGAGATCAATGGCGGACTGAATTGCTTCCTTAAGAGGAGAGTAGGCAGCCTGGTCCAGGATGGTAACAGTGGTTCCGGAGTCGATGATCATACCTCCGCTGCCGTCCGATTGCAGATCGAAAGTTCCAGGAGGAATATctagtgccttaccattgagggtgATTCCTGTAATAGGAATGTACCAGAAAGTGGGAATGATACTGCTCTTGATGAGTGGGAGAGTCTTGGCTCCTCCGCTCAAGGAAGCACCCTCGCCGAAAAAGAGGGGGCTGGTTTGTGAAGAAGAGTCGGTGATGGGCAAAAGACAGTAAGAGAACATGTTCTCTGCTTTGGAACCCAGCTGTGAGATAAGGGAGAGACCACCTCTTCCCAGTCCCACAAGGCCACCACCCTGAGAGAATCCTTGTCCTTCgttgtcatgcccgcatccaaatgCAATGCCTTTAACCTTGCTGCTCCCAATTGACAATGTCTCGTAAGCCAGGTCGCCGCTGGTGAAGGAACCATCGCCATACTGATACATAAAGGTACAATCTGGATTGCATCCGGTTTGCGTACTCCCCAAGGCGTCACAAAGAGAATCACCGCAGGGAATTGTGGAAAATGTGGGGGACTTGGAGGGGTCGAAGATTGGCGTAGGCTGAGAGAAGCAGTCCTTGCAAGGCTTGCACTGAGTCCAAATCAGATCGCTCCCCGTGTCCACAATCGCTTCGAAGCTCACAGAGGGCGTTCCCAGTGCAACGCTCATCAGAAATTCTCCATCCCCTACTTCAACGGGCGTTTCAGCGTCTAATTGCCCTCTTATCAATGCCTCTATCTTCTTCATTCGCTTCTTACTTCGATCCACAGCCAAACCCAATCTCTCAGAAAAACCCAACTCTCTCTCTGATCTGCGCGTCATATTCACccttatttttacattttcatcgCTGCTAGACTTCGGCCAACCACTAAACAGTCTGTCCGAAGAACATGATATCGTTGGAATAGTAAAGCATATCAAGACCACAAAACCCAACAGCTTTGAACGctccatttctctttttcttttctaaacCTCGAAACCTTTTTCTGCTCTCATCTACTCCACTCCATGCAATATATATACACAGAGAGAGTGAGAAGGAGCCTTAAATCAAAATCAACAGATTCCCCGACGTGTCCACATAACAATATCGATCCTCTTAGAAGGATAGacgaatttatttaatttccccttcTCTATCTCTGCCCGCCTGGAATTGTTCTAGAAGTAGAATAGACTGCTGCAATTCGAAGTGAATCGTATTTTTTTCTGTCCATACCTTCACTAAGTATTTCCGTACACTTAACTCGTAATCCAGTTCCCTCTTCCCATTGAATTTTGTGGACCCATTCAGATCGAAATTCCAA
This genomic interval from Cryptomeria japonica unplaced genomic scaffold, Sugi_1.0 HiC_scaffold_193, whole genome shotgun sequence contains the following:
- the LOC131868035 gene encoding aspartic proteinase nepenthesin-1-like; amino-acid sequence: MERSKLLGFVVLICFTIPTISCSSDRLFSGWPKSSSDENVKIRVNMTRRSERELGFSERLGLAVDRSKKRMKKIEALIRGQLDAETPVEVGDGEFLMSVALGTPSVSFEAIVDTGSDLIWTQCKPCKDCFSQPTPIFDPSKSPTFSTIPCGDSLCDALGSTQTGCNPDCTFMYQYGDGSFTSGDLAYETLSIGSSKVKGIAFGCGHDNEGQGFSQGGGLVGLGRGGLSLISQLGSKAENMFSYCLLPITDSSSQTSPLFFGEGASLSGGAKTLPLIKSSIIPTFWYIPITGITLNGKALDIPPGTFDLQSDGSGGMIIDSGTTVTILDQAAYSPLKEAIQSAIDLTPVDGSSTGLDLCYHTSSAHLTLPTLVFNFKGGVDYELPADNFFIQASENLLCLAMLGEPSGNPSIFGNIQQQNFHILYNNAQNTLSFKPTKCDSL